The nucleotide sequence TCGCCCTGGTGGAGATCCCAGGTTTCTTCATGCCGCTGCTCATCATGGACCGCTTTGGCAGGCGGTACTCCCTCTGCGGCCTGATGTTGGCCAGTGGATTATGCTGCATCGGAACAATCTTCGCTGGCGCAGATCAGCCGGTGCTGCAGTTGGTGCTGTTCCTCATTGGCAAACTAACAATCACTGCCAGCTTTCAGGTGCTCTACTTCTTCGCCTCGGAGATCTACCCCACTAACCTGAGGAACAGCCTTCTCAGCTTCTGCTCGATGATGGGCAGGTTTGGTTCTATGCTGGCGCCACAAACGCCCCTTCTGGTGGGTACTCGATGCAGTTGGTCCTCCGTTTAAATCTAAGTGCGTTGCTCTCTCTCCCCCGCAGGCCAAGTATTATGCCAGTGCTCCCGCCATGCTTTTCGCTGGAGCCGCCATCGTGAGCGGATTGCTGACCTTGTTCTTCCCAGAGACCACCAACGTCGTCCTGCCCACCACAGTGCAGGAAGCAGATGCCATCGGCGTCAAGAAGAAGCCGTCTCAGGGCAAGGATCTTGATCTAGTCGTTGCGGCAAGTCAAACGCAATAATCTTATTCTTATCCTAAGGCAGCCTGCAAATACAAAGACATTTCTCTTCAAATGTGTTATAGCTCTAAGAATaagcaaaatatatatattatttctaGCATTAACAAATCACTGAACTTACTTTATTATAGAATGGGAAATGGTAATGATCAACATTGGTACTTAAACCTAGAtacttaaacaaaatttacAAAAAGTATGTGAGCTCCATTGCTCGCCTTGCCGAACAGAGCTTAGAGACGTGAATAAATTTACAATTAACAAAAAAGGTTCTATTGTTTACTCAGCTGGAGAACACgaaatttatatttaacaaagcaaaaaaaaaaatgcacaaATCATTTTGCTGTCCAGAGCCTGATTGTGATTCATACCTGAGATATCTGAAAACcaaaattaaatattgatACGCATATGATGAGCAAAATGTTGTTTGATTTCaaacccaaaaacaaaaaagctgTTTGTGGTCCTATCCTAGGTACTAGGTACTAATCTCGTATACTTAAATTGGTACAATAGATGGCAATTAGTTGCTTTGACTGAAGAAATGGGCAATCGTCTTGGTTCCACTTGTGGAACCCCCAATAGTTGTGTTTAGCTGCTTCTGTTTCTTTGACTGAGCAGGGGAAGTCTTCTCCTTGCTTAGGGCCGCGGTTCGATTGCGCAAGTCCTGTTGGTTTAGTTCACGCTGCAGGTTTCTGGCCACGTGGTAATCCAGGTGTTCCGGCATGTCCacgcttttgataaatgtcTTGCACTCGGTGCACTGCTGCATATCGGCATCAGTGGATGGTAGCTCCTGAGTTGGCTTGACGCTGAAGAACTTGGCTATGCTGTTAGTCGGTCGAGCCGTGGATTGTGATATGCTACCAGAAGCACTTGTCTTCTTAGTCTTCTTTGGTGGCGTCGGCTTAGGAGAAACCTTTTGGTGGCTCTGCATTCGTTCCTCACGTTCGTTGCTTCTGAGCTGTCGGTTTAGTTCCTGCGCGAAGTGGTGATCTCTGTGTGTTTGCAGGGATTTCACTTCGTCTGGTATATTCGCTCCGCACTGATCGCATTTGACCATTGGCAGAATATCGGTGCGGAGCTCGGGTACAGCGAACTCCGCGTAGCTTTCCTTGTAGTTTCCAGCAGAACTGTCAAGCTCATTAAACTTCCTTTTTGACGTTGAAGGTTGCAGTTCTTCTTCAGTGAGGGGAGGAAGCATTGTTAGGTCAGGATGCTCTACACTAGCATTTTTGGATGTAGAGTGTTCCATCGGTGTTGTTAAATTTGAAGTTATTGGTTGCTCCCCTTGCAAAGCTTTTAGGGAGGATCCCTGTTCTTCAACCACTGATTTGTGGATGTTACCAGTTAGCTCCGCCTCCTCTTCAGTGTCTTCATCAAAATCATTTGTGTTGCTAGCCTCAATGGCATCCAGTTCCTCTGCCAAGCCCTGCATATCAGACGAGTCCTCACCCACTGCCTCCGCCTTTTGTTGCCTCGTCTGCCTTTGTTGTTTCAGGTACTTTGAAAAGAAGCTTTCTTTGAACTCCGGCGGTGTTGAGGTAAGAACCGACCCCTCGGCGGCCGCTTTTGACTTTGCGGTCTCGTGAAGCTTCTGCTTGTACTCCTCGACAAAAGTCTTCTTTGGCGCAGTTTCTGCAGGCGGAGCGTGGTTGGCATCTGGCTTCGTGTCCTCTTTCTTGGATCCTTGCAGATAGTTGGCAAAAAAGTTCTTCATCTTTGACTCTTCCGTCTGCTTGGGCTTTTTTTCCATATGAACTTTGGGAGGTTGCACTGGCTCTTCCCCGCTGACCCTACGCTTTTTGGCAGCCTGGTTGGCAAACATCTCCTGCAGCTTGTTCTGGGCACTAGAAACGGTTTCAAACTTGCCCACACTGATGCCAAGGAACTTGAtagcattgtttagagcagaCTCGCTACCGGCTCGCAAAAACGTCTTAGTGTTGGCCTTGATTAGTTCCAGGGCATACTTCACGATAGACTCCTTGTCGTAATCTTTGAGAGCTGTTGAGCGGGAGCTGGCCACCTCCTCGCCGTCAATGTCCTGCACGTATTGCACCACCATCTGCTTGGCCTTGCGATTGTTCTCAATGAGGTCCTTCTCCAGGCGATCGTTGATCTCACTGGAAAGCTCTCCCAGCCAGTGCTGAAGGGTTTTCAGTCCCGTGATGTTGTTCCGACCTGGAAACTTTTTACAGCAGCCAATGCTCTTGGAGTAGAAGCGCGGCGTCACTGCCTCCAGGTCGATGCCGCGAGAGATGTTAAACAGCCAGGTACTGCAATAAAAAGGAATAAATTATTTCGAACGGGTCCGTCAATAGTGGTTCATCACTTACCCATTCTTCTCgtcaaacttgcgctgcaacTCGGCCTCTGTAAACTTGACTACCTGCCCCAAGAACTTTATGCCCAGGGTCTCGCACACAACCTCGCCGAACTTTCCTCCCAGCCCCTTGATCTTGCCCACGGGCAAGGAATCAAACAGACCAGCGGTCTCCGCCAGCGGCAGGATGGTCTGCTTGTTGGGCTTGTTCATGCCGGCTGCCAACTTGGCCAGGATCTTGTTGTGCGCTATGCCCGCCGAGCACTCGTATCCGGTCTCCTTCTTGACAGCCGCCCGCACCTCACCGGCCACAGAAGCGCCAATCAGCAATCGAATGTCGCTCTGCCGGACGGCGGGAAGGTCGTTTTGGTCGTAGGACAGCTGGAAGCGTTCGTCGTCTATATAGGGATTGGCGAAACGAGTCGTGATCTTGTTGACGTAGTCGCCGATGTTAGGGTGGCCCACGGCAAATGTGTTTACCAATTCCTGGGGCTGCAGAGCAAAGTCGCCCTGCAATGAGTTAAAAGGTAAGGTAAAAATAAGCGAAGTTTTACTAATGATAAGCCGCTTACGCTCTGCATCTGCTGCATACGGAGGTTCACGGTCTCCGTGATGTCCAGGTAAGCCTCGTCCACGGAGGCCCGCTCCAGAAGCTTCGTGAAACGCTGCAGCACGTTGGCCACCTCCTTCCCGGCATCGCGGTACTTGCTAGTGTCGGCCTTCTCCCGGATGTTGGGCACCTGGCAGAGGACTATGTCCGGGCACAGGTCCTTGGCCTCGTCGCCGCGCATATGGCGCGTCACTCCCTTGGCCCGAGCCGCGTAGTTCACCGCGATGATGCCGCCCCCGCGCCACGGATTGTACTGGACCACTGCCAGAGGGCGGTTACGGTACTCCGGCTGCTGCTTCTCCTCCACCTGGCAGAAGAAGCAGTCCATGTCCACCAGGAGGACCACGCGGTCGTACTTGCTCTGCATGCTGACATGGCTGCGTGCGCTGGTCATGATTTCATTTCGTATTATTGCGCGAAATTCCACTGCGCGCCAGTAGTAAGACCATGCTCGGGACTTTTTGAAATACCAATATAATATACTGAacaaatttaagaaaatatgtattttCGGTAGAGTTGTTGCGGAGTGAGTGATGCGTTCCCAATCAAACACCCCGCATGTAAGACTTAATCAtagttttgaaaaataaattaatttgtttcatttggCTGACACCTCCCCAGGtgaatatttaataatggGCACCCACTTTGTTTCACACAAGAAATTCAACTTCCAACAGAGGCAGGCA is from Drosophila suzukii chromosome 3, CBGP_Dsuzu_IsoJpt1.0, whole genome shotgun sequence and encodes:
- the PolH gene encoding DNA polymerase eta, encoding MTSARSHVSMQSKYDRVVLLVDMDCFFCQVEEKQQPEYRNRPLAVVQYNPWRGGGIIAVNYAARAKGVTRHMRGDEAKDLCPDIVLCQVPNIREKADTSKYRDAGKEVANVLQRFTKLLERASVDEAYLDITETVNLRMQQMQSGDFALQPQELVNTFAVGHPNIGDYVNKITTRFANPYIDDERFQLSYDQNDLPAVRQSDIRLLIGASVAGEVRAAVKKETGYECSAGIAHNKILAKLAAGMNKPNKQTILPLAETAGLFDSLPVGKIKGLGGKFGEVVCETLGIKFLGQVVKFTEAELQRKFDEKNGTWLFNISRGIDLEAVTPRFYSKSIGCCKKFPGRNNITGLKTLQHWLGELSSEINDRLEKDLIENNRKAKQMVVQYVQDIDGEEVASSRSTALKDYDKESIVKYALELIKANTKTFLRAGSESALNNAIKFLGISVGKFETVSSAQNKLQEMFANQAAKKRRVSGEEPVQPPKVHMEKKPKQTEESKMKNFFANYLQGSKKEDTKPDANHAPPAETAPKKTFVEEYKQKLHETAKSKAAAEGSVLTSTPPEFKESFFSKYLKQQRQTRQQKAEAVGEDSSDMQGLAEELDAIEASNTNDFDEDTEEEAELTGNIHKSVVEEQGSSLKALQGEQPITSNLTTPMEHSTSKNASVEHPDLTMLPPLTEEELQPSTSKRKFNELDSSAGNYKESYAEFAVPELRTDILPMVKCDQCGANIPDEVKSLQTHRDHHFAQELNRQLRSNEREERMQSHQKVSPKPTPPKKTKKTSASGSISQSTARPTNSIAKFFSVKPTQELPSTDADMQQCTECKTFIKSVDMPEHLDYHVARNLQRELNQQDLRNRTAALSKEKTSPAQSKKQKQLNTTIGGSTSGTKTIAHFFSQSN